A genomic stretch from Streptomyces sp. QL37 includes:
- a CDS encoding type I polyketide synthase has product MDFEPIAVVGRGCVLPGALDPDTFWENVAAGRTTVSAAPAGRWRLPRRWAMGSVDDHLDRTWTDVGGYVEGFESVFDPSGFGIPPERIASLDPLFHWVLYGVRQALTEAGRSGPLPRGGLVIGNLSYPTQAGAVFSEHVWLSAQRPPLRDALLRGEHTARPDARNRFSSGLPARLAARALGLGAGAWALDAACASSLYAIKLACDRLHDGTADLMVAGGVSRPDPLYLHVGFCGLSATSRTGRSRPFHRDADGLVHGEGAGFVALMRLSEARAAGLPVFGVIRGVGLSNDGRGSGLISPSEEGQVRAMRLAYDMAGIAPESVSLVECHATGTPVGDAVEVRGMARVFGAADDVPIGSAKSNVGHLLASAGVAGLLKVLGALRAGVRPATLGADRPLDALAGTPLRVLTAPEEWVGPRRAAVSAFGFGGTNAHLVVDHAEDAPPVSVPRPPHRATTAVRRPDGPSGGRAVAIVALGARVGDGTCVEDFRRAVLGGERRGPATEIAVELTGLCFPPSGLERTVRHQLLVLEAAREAARSVALPRERTMVVIGMGVDPEVARAGARWRVPHWLEQAAGRGVTVPPAGPAQDAFVPPMTAEGVVGSMPNLVASRISTQLDLAGPSFAVSAEEASGLVALEAAARAVRSGEADAALVGATDLSCEAVHRAALGELGSEGDPGDAAVVLVLKPLDTARGDGDTVVALLDEGASDEPDMVIGDGPGAAFDPASAFGRAHAASGLVSVAVAALALQHRAVPRPGGPADTGAVAHTARAVVTPMEGPSASVRLRTGDPRPWLRGPAPRLHVFSGADRREVLAALDSGVESGAGPARLALVVGGGTALPDRKAAARRWLTEGGPRPADVLYRDRPVDGGTAFVYTNGSAAYPGMGHELALALPSLGEAVRDAHRALGTRLRSGPEPERGVLGQIWAAAELSAVHTVFTREVLGLRPDAALGYSSGESAALVALGAWPDASGLYEATRDSGLFTTELTGELRAVRRYWQRRGIQGSRWSSYLVGVPLDVVRAELAAEAAVHLMAVNAPGVCVIGGESRACAAVVARLGADRAIELDYDMAAHAPELAEVREVWREAHHRPTVEVPGVRFYSGATGQAYRPTAERAAEAITAQGLGTIDFAATVEQAWADGVRVFVEHGPRRLCTGWIKRVLGDREHVAVALDSPEDTGLRQLCLAVAELVVAGVPVRADEVFARLAEAATDLPRPGPTVTLPMIGSPCLPPLESVVTVLPRAPELAPVPDGGPGRPSAAAVPQDSGPGHSAAPAVPAARDSGGLTTPSAPAVPAGGPGQPGPVGVRAAVARQSLRVAALHQEVMAGHTEAHQRFLRVSALAVTALTAAVPPNPAPARQPRPVTPPPAVRSPPASVPAPRPGPAFDRAQLEHLASREVSVLFGPRFAEQDEYAVQTRMPGPPMLFADRVTGIDAVPAALTLPDPVRTDGRIWTETDVLPDSWYLDSTGRIPAGLLIEAGQADLLLLSWLGVDLLNRGERAYRLLGCEVTFHGEPPQAGDTLSFEIHVDGHAEEEGVRLAFFHYDCHVDGELRLSVREGQAGFFTPAELAGSGGVRWDPAEHPPGDDLPLDPPAVRCERTRFGTDRVRALVEGRPWDCFGPGWEPTAAHVRSPVLDVDRLRLLDEVTVFDPAGGPWGRGYLRAETALSPDDWFFPGHFKNDPCMPGTLMLQGGLQAMAFYLTVMGFTVDRDGWRFEPVSGIPYKAMCRGQATPEGRRVVYEVFVRGVSAGPEPTLYAEVLGSVDGTKAFLGRGMALRLVPDWPLAHWRHSGPPLVQAGGAPVPLPRLGGLAGHQEERPVAVAADGFPFGYASLLACAWGRPSEAFGAMYEPFDGTRRVARLPGPPYHFMSRIASVDGPQGGMREGSTVVAEYDVPAEAWYFEQSGGHTVPFAVLMEIALQPCGWLASYVGSALTTGMDLLFRNLDGSGTVTGEVTPATRTVRTRAELTRVSRSGDMIIESFRVSCTADGVPVLELSTVFGYFPPSAFEDQQGLATSADDRARLDEPCGRTVDLTARPARYRAGKPSLPGPMLLMLDRITGYWPDGGSAGLGRLRSEKDVRPDAWFFRAHFFQDPVQPGSLGLEAMCQLLQYHLVERGAGDGIPHPRFEPVLPGRETAWTYRGQITPASRLIRVDMDIVESETDECGPYAVADASLWGDDTCIYRVRGLGMRVVSGADRPPHTSPGVPPRADGPRH; this is encoded by the coding sequence ATGGATTTCGAACCGATCGCCGTCGTCGGCCGGGGCTGCGTGCTGCCCGGGGCGCTCGACCCGGACACGTTCTGGGAGAACGTCGCCGCCGGCCGCACCACGGTATCGGCTGCCCCGGCGGGCCGTTGGCGGTTGCCGCGCCGCTGGGCCATGGGCTCGGTCGACGACCACCTCGACCGCACCTGGACCGATGTCGGCGGTTACGTCGAGGGGTTCGAGTCCGTCTTCGATCCGAGCGGCTTCGGGATCCCCCCGGAGCGGATCGCCTCGCTGGACCCGCTCTTCCACTGGGTCCTGTACGGGGTGCGGCAGGCGCTGACGGAGGCGGGCCGGTCGGGCCCGCTGCCGCGCGGGGGTCTGGTGATCGGGAACCTCTCGTACCCCACTCAGGCCGGGGCCGTCTTCTCCGAACACGTCTGGCTGTCGGCGCAGCGGCCCCCGCTCCGTGACGCCCTCCTGAGGGGTGAGCACACGGCGCGCCCCGACGCACGCAACCGCTTCTCCTCCGGGCTGCCCGCCCGGCTCGCGGCCCGTGCGCTCGGGCTCGGCGCGGGGGCGTGGGCCCTCGACGCGGCCTGCGCGTCCTCGTTGTACGCGATCAAGCTGGCGTGCGACCGGCTGCACGACGGAACGGCCGACCTGATGGTGGCCGGCGGGGTCAGCCGACCGGATCCCCTCTATCTGCACGTGGGGTTCTGCGGGCTGTCCGCGACGAGCCGCACGGGGCGCAGCCGCCCCTTCCACCGGGACGCGGACGGGCTGGTGCACGGCGAGGGCGCCGGGTTCGTCGCGCTGATGCGGCTGTCCGAGGCGCGCGCCGCCGGACTGCCCGTGTTCGGGGTGATCCGCGGTGTGGGGCTGTCGAACGACGGGCGCGGTTCCGGGCTGATCAGCCCGTCGGAGGAGGGTCAGGTACGGGCCATGCGCCTGGCCTACGACATGGCGGGCATCGCTCCTGAGTCGGTGTCGCTCGTCGAGTGCCACGCGACGGGGACGCCGGTCGGCGACGCGGTGGAGGTGCGCGGCATGGCCCGGGTCTTCGGGGCCGCTGACGACGTGCCCATCGGCTCGGCGAAGTCGAACGTCGGGCACCTGCTGGCTTCTGCGGGCGTGGCCGGGCTGCTCAAGGTGCTCGGTGCGCTGCGCGCGGGGGTCCGTCCGGCGACGCTCGGCGCGGATCGGCCGCTGGACGCGCTGGCGGGCACGCCGTTGCGGGTACTGACCGCTCCGGAGGAGTGGGTGGGGCCACGCAGGGCGGCGGTGAGCGCCTTCGGGTTCGGCGGCACCAACGCCCACCTGGTCGTGGACCACGCGGAGGACGCTCCCCCGGTCTCCGTGCCGCGGCCGCCGCACCGCGCGACGACTGCCGTACGGCGGCCGGACGGACCTTCCGGCGGCCGGGCGGTGGCGATCGTCGCTCTCGGCGCCCGGGTCGGCGACGGGACCTGCGTCGAGGACTTCCGCCGGGCGGTGCTGGGCGGTGAACGACGCGGTCCCGCCACGGAGATCGCCGTGGAGCTCACGGGCCTGTGCTTCCCGCCGTCGGGACTGGAGCGGACCGTACGCCACCAGCTTCTGGTGCTGGAGGCCGCCCGGGAGGCCGCACGGTCGGTGGCCCTGCCTCGCGAACGGACCATGGTGGTCATCGGCATGGGGGTGGACCCCGAGGTGGCCCGGGCGGGCGCCCGCTGGCGGGTCCCGCACTGGCTGGAGCAGGCGGCCGGGCGGGGCGTGACCGTGCCGCCGGCCGGCCCCGCCCAGGACGCGTTCGTGCCGCCCATGACCGCGGAGGGGGTGGTGGGCAGCATGCCGAACCTCGTGGCGAGCCGGATCAGCACCCAACTGGACCTGGCAGGACCGTCGTTCGCGGTGTCCGCGGAGGAGGCGTCCGGGCTGGTGGCGCTGGAGGCCGCGGCGCGGGCCGTCCGGTCGGGCGAGGCCGACGCGGCGCTCGTCGGTGCCACCGACCTGTCCTGCGAGGCGGTCCACCGGGCCGCGCTGGGCGAGCTGGGAAGCGAGGGCGATCCGGGGGACGCGGCCGTCGTGCTGGTCCTCAAACCCCTGGATACCGCTCGCGGGGACGGCGACACCGTCGTCGCCCTGCTGGACGAGGGGGCCTCCGACGAGCCCGACATGGTCATCGGCGACGGCCCCGGCGCGGCGTTCGATCCGGCGTCGGCCTTCGGGCGTGCTCATGCCGCGTCCGGGCTGGTCTCCGTGGCGGTCGCGGCGCTCGCGCTCCAGCACCGCGCCGTGCCGCGCCCGGGCGGGCCCGCGGACACCGGGGCCGTCGCCCACACCGCGCGGGCCGTGGTGACCCCGATGGAGGGGCCCTCGGCGAGCGTGCGCCTGCGTACGGGTGATCCTCGACCGTGGCTGCGGGGACCGGCTCCGCGTCTGCACGTCTTCTCCGGGGCCGACCGCCGGGAGGTGCTGGCCGCCCTGGACTCGGGTGTCGAGTCCGGCGCGGGCCCGGCCCGGCTGGCGCTCGTGGTCGGCGGCGGCACCGCGCTGCCGGACCGCAAGGCGGCCGCCCGGCGCTGGCTGACGGAGGGCGGGCCCCGTCCCGCCGATGTGCTGTACCGGGACCGGCCGGTCGACGGGGGGACCGCGTTCGTGTACACCAACGGCTCGGCCGCGTACCCGGGGATGGGCCATGAGCTGGCGCTCGCCCTGCCGTCGCTCGGGGAGGCCGTCCGGGACGCCCACAGGGCGCTCGGCACGCGGTTGCGCTCCGGGCCGGAGCCGGAGCGCGGGGTGCTCGGCCAGATCTGGGCCGCCGCCGAACTGTCCGCCGTCCACACCGTGTTCACCCGTGAGGTGCTCGGCCTGCGGCCGGACGCCGCGCTCGGGTACTCCTCGGGCGAGTCGGCCGCCCTGGTCGCGCTGGGGGCCTGGCCGGACGCCTCGGGGCTGTACGAAGCCACCCGGGACAGCGGTCTGTTCACGACCGAACTCACCGGTGAGCTCCGGGCGGTCCGGCGCTACTGGCAGCGGCGGGGCATCCAGGGCTCCCGTTGGTCGAGCTACCTGGTCGGCGTCCCGCTGGACGTGGTCCGTGCGGAGCTCGCCGCGGAGGCCGCGGTCCATCTGATGGCGGTGAACGCGCCCGGGGTCTGCGTCATCGGCGGCGAGTCCCGGGCGTGCGCGGCTGTCGTGGCCAGGCTCGGCGCCGACCGTGCGATCGAGCTGGACTACGACATGGCGGCCCACGCACCGGAGTTGGCCGAGGTCCGGGAGGTGTGGCGCGAAGCCCATCACCGTCCCACGGTCGAGGTGCCCGGGGTGCGGTTCTACAGCGGAGCCACCGGGCAGGCGTACCGGCCGACGGCCGAACGGGCGGCCGAGGCGATCACCGCCCAGGGCCTGGGCACGATCGACTTCGCGGCCACGGTCGAGCAGGCGTGGGCCGACGGTGTCCGGGTCTTCGTGGAGCACGGGCCGAGGAGACTGTGCACCGGCTGGATCAAGCGGGTGCTCGGCGACCGGGAGCACGTGGCCGTCGCGCTGGACTCCCCGGAGGACACCGGGCTGAGGCAGCTGTGCCTGGCGGTCGCCGAACTCGTCGTCGCCGGGGTGCCGGTGCGGGCCGACGAGGTGTTCGCCCGGCTCGCCGAGGCCGCCACGGATCTCCCGCGGCCCGGCCCCACCGTCACCCTTCCCATGATCGGGTCCCCGTGCCTGCCGCCCCTGGAGTCCGTCGTGACCGTCCTGCCCCGGGCTCCCGAGCTGGCCCCGGTACCGGACGGGGGGCCCGGCCGGCCCTCCGCCGCCGCCGTTCCGCAGGACAGCGGGCCCGGCCACTCCGCCGCACCGGCCGTCCCGGCGGCACGTGACTCCGGCGGGCTCACCACCCCGTCCGCTCCCGCCGTTCCCGCCGGAGGCCCAGGGCAGCCGGGGCCGGTGGGTGTCCGGGCCGCGGTCGCCCGGCAGAGTCTGCGGGTCGCGGCGCTGCACCAGGAGGTCATGGCCGGGCACACCGAGGCCCATCAGCGGTTCCTGCGGGTGTCGGCGCTCGCCGTCACCGCGCTGACGGCCGCCGTGCCGCCGAATCCCGCTCCGGCACGACAGCCCCGCCCGGTCACACCTCCTCCGGCCGTCCGGTCTCCACCGGCGTCTGTGCCGGCTCCGAGGCCGGGTCCGGCATTCGACCGCGCCCAGTTGGAGCACCTCGCCTCCCGTGAGGTCTCCGTCCTGTTCGGCCCGCGCTTCGCCGAGCAGGACGAGTACGCCGTGCAGACCCGGATGCCCGGGCCGCCCATGCTGTTCGCGGACCGGGTGACCGGCATCGACGCGGTGCCCGCGGCGCTCACCCTGCCGGATCCGGTGCGAACGGACGGAAGGATCTGGACGGAGACCGACGTCCTGCCCGACAGCTGGTACCTGGACTCCACGGGACGCATCCCGGCCGGCCTGCTGATCGAGGCGGGCCAGGCCGATCTGCTCCTGCTCAGCTGGCTGGGTGTCGACCTCCTCAACCGGGGCGAGCGCGCCTACCGGCTGCTCGGCTGCGAGGTGACGTTCCACGGCGAGCCGCCGCAAGCCGGTGACACGCTGAGCTTCGAGATCCATGTCGACGGCCATGCGGAGGAGGAGGGCGTCCGCCTGGCCTTCTTCCACTACGACTGTCATGTGGACGGCGAGCTCCGGCTCAGTGTCCGTGAGGGCCAGGCAGGTTTCTTCACCCCCGCGGAGCTCGCCGGCAGCGGCGGTGTCCGGTGGGATCCCGCCGAGCACCCGCCCGGTGACGACCTGCCGCTCGACCCGCCTGCCGTGCGCTGCGAACGGACCCGTTTCGGAACGGACCGGGTGCGGGCCCTCGTGGAAGGGCGGCCGTGGGACTGCTTCGGCCCCGGCTGGGAGCCCACGGCGGCCCATGTCCGGTCGCCGGTGCTCGACGTGGACCGGCTGCGGCTGCTGGACGAGGTGACCGTCTTCGACCCGGCCGGCGGCCCGTGGGGCCGGGGCTATCTGCGCGCCGAGACCGCGTTGTCGCCGGACGACTGGTTCTTCCCCGGTCACTTCAAGAACGACCCCTGCATGCCGGGCACTCTGATGCTCCAGGGCGGCCTCCAGGCGATGGCGTTCTACCTGACGGTCATGGGCTTCACCGTCGACCGGGACGGCTGGCGCTTCGAACCGGTCAGCGGGATCCCCTACAAGGCCATGTGCCGGGGCCAGGCGACCCCGGAGGGCCGGCGGGTCGTCTACGAGGTGTTCGTACGCGGTGTCTCGGCCGGTCCGGAACCGACGCTCTACGCCGAGGTGCTGGGTTCGGTGGACGGGACGAAGGCGTTCCTGGGCCGTGGCATGGCTCTCAGGCTGGTACCCGACTGGCCGCTGGCTCACTGGCGGCATTCGGGCCCGCCCCTCGTCCAGGCCGGCGGAGCCCCGGTGCCGCTGCCGCGGCTCGGCGGGCTGGCCGGACACCAGGAGGAGAGGCCGGTGGCTGTGGCAGCCGACGGGTTCCCCTTCGGCTACGCCTCGCTGCTGGCGTGTGCCTGGGGCAGGCCGAGCGAGGCGTTCGGCGCCATGTACGAGCCCTTCGACGGCACCCGCAGGGTGGCCCGGCTTCCCGGGCCGCCCTACCACTTCATGAGCCGGATCGCCTCGGTGGACGGGCCGCAGGGCGGCATGCGGGAGGGCAGCACGGTCGTCGCGGAGTACGACGTACCGGCGGAGGCCTGGTACTTCGAGCAGAGCGGTGGCCACACCGTGCCGTTCGCCGTGCTCATGGAGATCGCGCTGCAGCCCTGCGGGTGGCTCGCCTCGTACGTGGGCAGCGCGCTGACGACCGGCATGGACCTGCTCTTCCGCAACCTCGACGGGTCGGGGACGGTCACCGGCGAGGTGACTCCGGCGACGCGTACGGTCCGTACCCGTGCCGAACTGACGCGTGTCTCGCGCAGCGGGGACATGATCATCGAGTCGTTCCGGGTGTCGTGCACGGCCGACGGTGTGCCCGTGCTCGAACTCTCCACGGTCTTCGGTTACTTCCCTCCGTCGGCCTTCGAGGACCAGCAGGGGCTCGCGACGTCGGCGGACGACCGGGCACGCCTCGACGAACCGTGCGGCCGTACGGTCGATCTGACCGCCCGGCCCGCCCGGTACCGCGCCGGGAAGCCGTCTCTCCCCGGCCCCATGCTGCTGATGCTGGACCG